A window of Onychostoma macrolepis isolate SWU-2019 chromosome 01, ASM1243209v1, whole genome shotgun sequence contains these coding sequences:
- the LOC131539571 gene encoding protein SON isoform X1, which translates to MATNIEQIFRDFVMNKIKEIEDETQENSVTDEPQSEPVTEMREYGPKEEKTNTPTDKVTHTDLQDNHDKEDASTKHRKSKKHKKHKSKKKKKKRKEGKDSSSDTESDKEAQESGKKKKRKKKKKSKDADKVKRSGSRSESSSASGSESESESKPSSENTKSSSAAQTSKSELKDLCGVGKTRELPDIIPKMENSVHKSTENERPKEKKRSSSRTSKSKESSRGRRTRSRSPRRKSERRSRSPKRQRRSKSTSRSRNSTKKRSHQRIERSRSGSKRRNSRSRSHSVRRGKRSRSRRTRSRSVVILRRNRRSTSKSVSGSPRSRRRSKSKSQSRPKPSKSRSVSKTRSDLKPETESVKNETDPVDESKISELQTNVPQDTTENEKSPIAAVNSDTKPSETASNISSPGFNAVGFKGSWRPVPFLAEPSETKPSQKCITPEVPLEVTNVSEEPSTLPTATPKDSECAANPEKTETDANPTLTSIETNSTSPSKSPSHKISSRSKAAARSRSKSASKKRKSRSKSRSPSERKSRKSKTRSKRSKSRSPKKKRSRSHSQGRRRKSRTPDRSRRSKSRKRSRSRSRRRSRSGSRWGRGFGSRTINQRDRWKREPSRSPVLILRKKRSVSRTRRSTSKTPPRLTELDKEQLLEIAKANAAAMCAKAGVPIPESLRPRSILQLSLPTQNTTSLSLPLPVMSSMTMNAAMASMTAATMTAALSSMGALTSLPQLAPLPTIINKPPSSAATNLASIEEAKKKVTKQANSFSIKELTERCKKIAESKEEMAIAKPHVSDDEEDEKLFGASLKENKGIAFSLGNTSLKPAVRTEAVFAKEFPVSSGSQHRKKEADGAYGEWVPVEKKIEKPSVATTSGTEETSKDSDSVFPEAPSQPVDITLAVSERAVAQKRLAENPFDINAMCMLNRAQEQVDAWAQSNTIPGLFTGSTGAQVLSSDELSNSGPQAWIKKDQFLRAAPVSGGMGELLMRKMGWRSGEGLGKHREGTVEPIIIDFKTDRKGLVAEGEKTQKSGNIVVMKDLLGKHPVSALMEMCNKKKWPQPEFVMVHHSGPDHRKNFLFKVVVNGCDYQPQTASPNKKHAKAMAATVALQAMGEVAGDGVHTGPVFTAATST; encoded by the exons ATGGCGACCAATATCGAGCAGATTTTCAGGGATTTTGTAATGAATAAGATTAAAGAAATCGAAGATGAAACTCAAGAAAACAG tgTGACAGATGAGCCACAGTCTGAACCTGTGACGGAGATGAGAGAATATGGACCTaaggaagaaaaaacaaacacaccaaCAG ATAAAGTCACGCATACTGACCTCCAAGATAACCATGATAAAGAGGATGCCAGCACTAAACACAGGAAGagtaaaaagcacaaaaaacacaaaagcaaaaagaagaaaaagaaacgcAAAGAAGGAAAAGACAGCAGCTCAGACACAGAGTCTGACAAAGAGGCTCAAGAAAG tggaaagaaaaagaagagaaagaaaaagaaaaaaagcaaagatgCAGACAAAGTGAAAAGATCTGGCTCTCGATCCGAAAGCTCTTCAGCATCAGGTTCTGAATCTGAGTCCGAATCGAAACCTTCAAGTGAAAATACAAAGTcctcttcagcagctcagactTCAAAGTCTGAGCTCAAAGACTTATGCGGTGTTGGTAAGACTCGGGAGTTGCCTGACATTATTCCCAAGATGGAGAATTCGGTCCACAAAAGCACAGAAAATGAAAGGCCCAAGGAGAAGAAAAGAAGTTCTAGCAGGACATCTAAAAGTAAGGAGAGCTCCAGAGGAAGACGAACCAGATCAAGATCACCCAGACGGAAGTCAGAACGCAGATCGAGATCCCCAAAACGACAACGGCGATCAAAGTCAACCTCCCGCTCTAGAAATAGCACCAAAAAGAGGTCTCATCAACGGATAGAGAGAAGTAGATCGGGGTCTAAGAGACGCAACAGTCGGTCCAGGTCTCATTCTGTCAGAAGAGGCAAACGTTCAAGATCCAGGCGAACTAGATCAAGGTCTGTTGTAATCTTAAGGAGGAACAGAAGGTCCACGTCGAAATCTGTGTCTGGCTCGCCACGGTCTAGACGCCGGTCTAAGAGTAAGTCTCAAAGCAGACCGAAACCTTCGAAGTCAAGGTCCGTTTCGAAGACAAGGTCTGATTTGAAACCGGAAACTGAATCGGTTAAGAATGAGACAGATCCAGTGGACGAAAGTAAAATCTCTGAATTGCAAACAAATGTACCTCAAGACACAACTGAGAATGAAAAAAGTCCAATAGCGGCTGTGAACTCTGACACCAAGCCGTCTGAAACGGCATCCAACATCTCGAGTCCTGGTTTCAACGCAGTTGGCTTTAAAGGATCTTGGCGACCAGTTCCCTTCTTGGCAGAGCCGTCTGAGACCAAGCCTTCCCAAAAGTGCATTACACCTGAGGTGCCTTTGGAAGTGACCAATGtatctgaagaaccttcaacGTTGCCAACCGCTACGCCAAAAGATTCAGAGTGTGCTGCCAACCCCGAGAAGACAGAAACCGACGCAAATCCGACTTTAACTTCAATCGAGACGAACTCAACATCGCCATCCAAATCTCCCAGTCACAAAATATCCTCAAGATCCAAAGCGGCTGCACGATCCAGATCGAAGTCGGCATCGAAAAAGAGAAAATCCAGGTCGAAGTCTCGATCGCCCTCTGAAAGGAAATCGCGCAAGTCTAAGACGAGGAGCAAACGCTCGAAATCGAGGTCGCCTAAAAAGAAAAGGTCGAGGTCTCATTCACAAGGCCGTCGGAGGAAATCTCGAACTCCGGACAGAAGCAGACGGTCGAAATCGAGAAAGAGGTCACGCTCGCGTTCGAGGAGGAGATCCCGATCCGGCTCGCGCTGGGGAAGAGGTTTCGGAAGCCGGACGATAAATCAGCGGGATCGATGGAAACGAGAACCCAGTCGATCTCCAGTCCTCATTCTCCGTAAGAAAAGATCTGTGTCCAGAACTCGACGTAGCACCAGCAAGACGCCTCCACGTCTTACAGAACTTG ATAAGGAGCAGTTGCTGGAAATAGCTAAGGCTAATGCTGCGGCTATGTGTGCCAAGGCCGGCGTGCCGATCCCGGAGAGTCTCAGGCCCAGATCTATTCTTCAGCTGTCCTTGCCAACCCAAAACACCACGTCCTTGTCTTTGCCATTGCCAGTGATGTCAAGCATGACTATGAACGCTGCTATGGCTAGTATGACTGCCGCCACCATGACCGCTGCTTTGTCCAGCATGGGTGCCTTGACTTCCTTGCCACAACTGGCCCCGTTACCGACAATCATCAACAAGCCGCCATCTTCAGCCGCAACCAATCTCGCCAGTATTGAAGAAGCCAAAAAGAAAGTCACGAAACAGGCGAACAGCTTCAGTATTAAAGAGCTAACGGAG AGATGCAAGAAGATCGCCGAGAGTAAGGAAGAGATGGCCATCGCAAAACCACACGTGTCAGACGACGAGGAGGATGAAAAGCTATTTGGAGCTTCCCTTAAGGAGAATAAGGGAATTGCATTCAGTCTTGGT AACACCTCCTTAAAGCCGGCCGTCCGGACCGAAGCGGTCTTTGCTAAGGAGTTCCCGGTGTCCTCCGGCTCCCAGCACAGGAAGAAGGAGGCTGATGGTGCGTATGGAGAATGGGTGCCGGTCgaaaagaaaatagaaaagCCATCTGTAGCGACGACTTCTGGGACTGAGGAAACCAGCAAGGACAGTGATAGTGTCTTTCCTGAAGCACCTTCTCAG CCTGTGGACATCACTTTGGCCGTCAGTGAGAGGGCGGTCGCCCAGAAGAGACTGGCGGAAAACCCTTTCGACATCAATGCCATGTGTATGCTGAATCGGGCTCAGGAGCAA GTTGATGCATGGGCCCAGTCCAACACGATCCCTGGCCTCTTCACAGGCTCCACCGGCGCTCAAGTGCTCTCATCCGATGAGCTTTCTAACAGCGGCCCGCAGGCCTGGATTAAGAAG GACCAGTTCCTGCGGGCGGCGCCGGTCTCGGGCGGGATGGGGGAGCTTCTGATGAGGAAGATGGGATGGAGGTCAGGGGAGGGTTTGGGGAAGCACAGGGAAGGAACGGTGGAGCCCATCATTATCGACTTCAAAACCGACCGCAAGG GCCTGGTAGCAGAAGGAGAAAAAACCCAGAAATCTGGCAACATTGTCGTGATGAAGGATCTTCTAG
- the LOC131539571 gene encoding protein SON isoform X2 codes for MATNIEQIFRDFVMNKIKEIEDETQENSVTDEPQSEPVTEMREYGPKEEKTNTPTDKVTHTDLQDNHDKEDASTKHRKSKKHKKHKSKKKKKKRKEGKDSSSDTESDKEAQESGKKKKRKKKKKSKDADKVKRSGSRSESSSASGSESESESKPSSENTKSSSAAQTSKSELKDLCGVGKTRELPDIIPKMENSVHKSTENERPKEKKRSSSRTSKSKESSRGRRTRSRSPRRKSERRSRSPKRQRRSKSTSRSRNSTKKRSHQRIERSRSGSKRRNSRSRSHSVRRGKRSRSRRTRSRSVVILRRNRRSTSKSVSGSPRSRRRSKSKSQSRPKPSKSRSVSKTRSDLKPETESVKNETDPVDESKISELQTNVPQDTTENEKSPIAAVNSDTKPSETASNISSPGFNAVGFKGSWRPVPFLAEPSETKPSQKCITPEVPLEVTNVSEEPSTLPTATPKDSECAANPEKTETDANPTLTSIETNSTSPSKSPSHKISSRSKAAARSRSKSASKKRKSRSKSRSPSERKSRKSKTRSKRSKSRSPKKKRSRSHSQGRRRKSRTPDRSRRSKSRKRSRSRSRRRSRSGSRWGRGFGSRTINQRDRWKREPSRSPVLILRKKRSVSRTRRSTSKTPPRLTELDKEQLLEIAKANAAAMCAKAGVPIPESLRPRSILQLSLPTQNTTSLSLPLPVMSSMTMNAAMASMTAATMTAALSSMGALTSLPQLAPLPTIINKPPSSAATNLASIEEAKKKVTKQANSFSIKELTERCKKIAESKEEMAIAKPHVSDDEEDEKLFGASLKENKGIAFSLGNTSLKPAVRTEAVFAKEFPVSSGSQHRKKEADGAYGEWVPVEKKIEKPSVATTSGTEETSKDSDSVFPEAPSQPVDITLAVSERAVAQKRLAENPFDINAMCMLNRAQEQVDAWAQSNTIPGLFTGSTGAQVLSSDELSNSGPQAWIKKGQSL; via the exons ATGGCGACCAATATCGAGCAGATTTTCAGGGATTTTGTAATGAATAAGATTAAAGAAATCGAAGATGAAACTCAAGAAAACAG tgTGACAGATGAGCCACAGTCTGAACCTGTGACGGAGATGAGAGAATATGGACCTaaggaagaaaaaacaaacacaccaaCAG ATAAAGTCACGCATACTGACCTCCAAGATAACCATGATAAAGAGGATGCCAGCACTAAACACAGGAAGagtaaaaagcacaaaaaacacaaaagcaaaaagaagaaaaagaaacgcAAAGAAGGAAAAGACAGCAGCTCAGACACAGAGTCTGACAAAGAGGCTCAAGAAAG tggaaagaaaaagaagagaaagaaaaagaaaaaaagcaaagatgCAGACAAAGTGAAAAGATCTGGCTCTCGATCCGAAAGCTCTTCAGCATCAGGTTCTGAATCTGAGTCCGAATCGAAACCTTCAAGTGAAAATACAAAGTcctcttcagcagctcagactTCAAAGTCTGAGCTCAAAGACTTATGCGGTGTTGGTAAGACTCGGGAGTTGCCTGACATTATTCCCAAGATGGAGAATTCGGTCCACAAAAGCACAGAAAATGAAAGGCCCAAGGAGAAGAAAAGAAGTTCTAGCAGGACATCTAAAAGTAAGGAGAGCTCCAGAGGAAGACGAACCAGATCAAGATCACCCAGACGGAAGTCAGAACGCAGATCGAGATCCCCAAAACGACAACGGCGATCAAAGTCAACCTCCCGCTCTAGAAATAGCACCAAAAAGAGGTCTCATCAACGGATAGAGAGAAGTAGATCGGGGTCTAAGAGACGCAACAGTCGGTCCAGGTCTCATTCTGTCAGAAGAGGCAAACGTTCAAGATCCAGGCGAACTAGATCAAGGTCTGTTGTAATCTTAAGGAGGAACAGAAGGTCCACGTCGAAATCTGTGTCTGGCTCGCCACGGTCTAGACGCCGGTCTAAGAGTAAGTCTCAAAGCAGACCGAAACCTTCGAAGTCAAGGTCCGTTTCGAAGACAAGGTCTGATTTGAAACCGGAAACTGAATCGGTTAAGAATGAGACAGATCCAGTGGACGAAAGTAAAATCTCTGAATTGCAAACAAATGTACCTCAAGACACAACTGAGAATGAAAAAAGTCCAATAGCGGCTGTGAACTCTGACACCAAGCCGTCTGAAACGGCATCCAACATCTCGAGTCCTGGTTTCAACGCAGTTGGCTTTAAAGGATCTTGGCGACCAGTTCCCTTCTTGGCAGAGCCGTCTGAGACCAAGCCTTCCCAAAAGTGCATTACACCTGAGGTGCCTTTGGAAGTGACCAATGtatctgaagaaccttcaacGTTGCCAACCGCTACGCCAAAAGATTCAGAGTGTGCTGCCAACCCCGAGAAGACAGAAACCGACGCAAATCCGACTTTAACTTCAATCGAGACGAACTCAACATCGCCATCCAAATCTCCCAGTCACAAAATATCCTCAAGATCCAAAGCGGCTGCACGATCCAGATCGAAGTCGGCATCGAAAAAGAGAAAATCCAGGTCGAAGTCTCGATCGCCCTCTGAAAGGAAATCGCGCAAGTCTAAGACGAGGAGCAAACGCTCGAAATCGAGGTCGCCTAAAAAGAAAAGGTCGAGGTCTCATTCACAAGGCCGTCGGAGGAAATCTCGAACTCCGGACAGAAGCAGACGGTCGAAATCGAGAAAGAGGTCACGCTCGCGTTCGAGGAGGAGATCCCGATCCGGCTCGCGCTGGGGAAGAGGTTTCGGAAGCCGGACGATAAATCAGCGGGATCGATGGAAACGAGAACCCAGTCGATCTCCAGTCCTCATTCTCCGTAAGAAAAGATCTGTGTCCAGAACTCGACGTAGCACCAGCAAGACGCCTCCACGTCTTACAGAACTTG ATAAGGAGCAGTTGCTGGAAATAGCTAAGGCTAATGCTGCGGCTATGTGTGCCAAGGCCGGCGTGCCGATCCCGGAGAGTCTCAGGCCCAGATCTATTCTTCAGCTGTCCTTGCCAACCCAAAACACCACGTCCTTGTCTTTGCCATTGCCAGTGATGTCAAGCATGACTATGAACGCTGCTATGGCTAGTATGACTGCCGCCACCATGACCGCTGCTTTGTCCAGCATGGGTGCCTTGACTTCCTTGCCACAACTGGCCCCGTTACCGACAATCATCAACAAGCCGCCATCTTCAGCCGCAACCAATCTCGCCAGTATTGAAGAAGCCAAAAAGAAAGTCACGAAACAGGCGAACAGCTTCAGTATTAAAGAGCTAACGGAG AGATGCAAGAAGATCGCCGAGAGTAAGGAAGAGATGGCCATCGCAAAACCACACGTGTCAGACGACGAGGAGGATGAAAAGCTATTTGGAGCTTCCCTTAAGGAGAATAAGGGAATTGCATTCAGTCTTGGT AACACCTCCTTAAAGCCGGCCGTCCGGACCGAAGCGGTCTTTGCTAAGGAGTTCCCGGTGTCCTCCGGCTCCCAGCACAGGAAGAAGGAGGCTGATGGTGCGTATGGAGAATGGGTGCCGGTCgaaaagaaaatagaaaagCCATCTGTAGCGACGACTTCTGGGACTGAGGAAACCAGCAAGGACAGTGATAGTGTCTTTCCTGAAGCACCTTCTCAG CCTGTGGACATCACTTTGGCCGTCAGTGAGAGGGCGGTCGCCCAGAAGAGACTGGCGGAAAACCCTTTCGACATCAATGCCATGTGTATGCTGAATCGGGCTCAGGAGCAA GTTGATGCATGGGCCCAGTCCAACACGATCCCTGGCCTCTTCACAGGCTCCACCGGCGCTCAAGTGCTCTCATCCGATGAGCTTTCTAACAGCGGCCCGCAGGCCTGGATTAAGAAG GGTCAGTCCTTGTAG
- the LOC131539571 gene encoding protein SON isoform X3: MATNIEQIFRDFVMNKIKEIEDETQENSVTDEPQSEPVTEMREYGPKEEKTNTPTDKVTHTDLQDNHDKEDASTKHRKSKKHKKHKSKKKKKKRKEGKDSSSDTESDKEAQESGKKKKRKKKKKSKDADKVKRSGSRSESSSASGSESESESKPSSENTKSSSAAQTSKSELKDLCGVGKTRELPDIIPKMENSVHKSTENERPKEKKRSSSRTSKSKESSRGRRTRSRSPRRKSERRSRSPKRQRRSKSTSRSRNSTKKRSHQRIERSRSGSKRRNSRSRSHSVRRGKRSRSRRTRSRSVVILRRNRRSTSKSVSGSPRSRRRSKSKSQSRPKPSKSRSVSKTRSDLKPETESVKNETDPVDESKISELQTNVPQDTTENEKSPIAAVNSDTKPSETASNISSPGFNAVGFKGSWRPVPFLAEPSETKPSQKCITPEVPLEVTNVSEEPSTLPTATPKDSECAANPEKTETDANPTLTSIETNSTSPSKSPSHKISSRSKAAARSRSKSASKKRKSRSKSRSPSERKSRKSKTRSKRSKSRSPKKKRSRSHSQGRRRKSRTPDRSRRSKSRKRSRSRSRRRSRSGSRWGRGFGSRTINQRDRWKREPSRSPVLILRKKRSVSRTRRSTSKTPPRLTELDKEQLLEIAKANAAAMCAKAGVPIPESLRPRSILQLSLPTQNTTSLSLPLPVMSSMTMNAAMASMTAATMTAALSSMGALTSLPQLAPLPTIINKPPSSAATNLASIEEAKKKVTKQANSFSIKELTERCKKIAESKEEMAIAKPHVSDDEEDEKLFGASLKENKGIAFSLGNTSLKPAVRTEAVFAKEFPVSSGSQHRKKEADGAYGEWVPVEKKIEKPSVATTSGTEETSKDSDSVFPEAPSQPVDITLAVSERAVAQKRLAENPFDINAMCMLNRAQEQVDAWAQSNTIPGLFTGSTGAQVLSSDELSNSGPQAWIKKMQ, encoded by the exons ATGGCGACCAATATCGAGCAGATTTTCAGGGATTTTGTAATGAATAAGATTAAAGAAATCGAAGATGAAACTCAAGAAAACAG tgTGACAGATGAGCCACAGTCTGAACCTGTGACGGAGATGAGAGAATATGGACCTaaggaagaaaaaacaaacacaccaaCAG ATAAAGTCACGCATACTGACCTCCAAGATAACCATGATAAAGAGGATGCCAGCACTAAACACAGGAAGagtaaaaagcacaaaaaacacaaaagcaaaaagaagaaaaagaaacgcAAAGAAGGAAAAGACAGCAGCTCAGACACAGAGTCTGACAAAGAGGCTCAAGAAAG tggaaagaaaaagaagagaaagaaaaagaaaaaaagcaaagatgCAGACAAAGTGAAAAGATCTGGCTCTCGATCCGAAAGCTCTTCAGCATCAGGTTCTGAATCTGAGTCCGAATCGAAACCTTCAAGTGAAAATACAAAGTcctcttcagcagctcagactTCAAAGTCTGAGCTCAAAGACTTATGCGGTGTTGGTAAGACTCGGGAGTTGCCTGACATTATTCCCAAGATGGAGAATTCGGTCCACAAAAGCACAGAAAATGAAAGGCCCAAGGAGAAGAAAAGAAGTTCTAGCAGGACATCTAAAAGTAAGGAGAGCTCCAGAGGAAGACGAACCAGATCAAGATCACCCAGACGGAAGTCAGAACGCAGATCGAGATCCCCAAAACGACAACGGCGATCAAAGTCAACCTCCCGCTCTAGAAATAGCACCAAAAAGAGGTCTCATCAACGGATAGAGAGAAGTAGATCGGGGTCTAAGAGACGCAACAGTCGGTCCAGGTCTCATTCTGTCAGAAGAGGCAAACGTTCAAGATCCAGGCGAACTAGATCAAGGTCTGTTGTAATCTTAAGGAGGAACAGAAGGTCCACGTCGAAATCTGTGTCTGGCTCGCCACGGTCTAGACGCCGGTCTAAGAGTAAGTCTCAAAGCAGACCGAAACCTTCGAAGTCAAGGTCCGTTTCGAAGACAAGGTCTGATTTGAAACCGGAAACTGAATCGGTTAAGAATGAGACAGATCCAGTGGACGAAAGTAAAATCTCTGAATTGCAAACAAATGTACCTCAAGACACAACTGAGAATGAAAAAAGTCCAATAGCGGCTGTGAACTCTGACACCAAGCCGTCTGAAACGGCATCCAACATCTCGAGTCCTGGTTTCAACGCAGTTGGCTTTAAAGGATCTTGGCGACCAGTTCCCTTCTTGGCAGAGCCGTCTGAGACCAAGCCTTCCCAAAAGTGCATTACACCTGAGGTGCCTTTGGAAGTGACCAATGtatctgaagaaccttcaacGTTGCCAACCGCTACGCCAAAAGATTCAGAGTGTGCTGCCAACCCCGAGAAGACAGAAACCGACGCAAATCCGACTTTAACTTCAATCGAGACGAACTCAACATCGCCATCCAAATCTCCCAGTCACAAAATATCCTCAAGATCCAAAGCGGCTGCACGATCCAGATCGAAGTCGGCATCGAAAAAGAGAAAATCCAGGTCGAAGTCTCGATCGCCCTCTGAAAGGAAATCGCGCAAGTCTAAGACGAGGAGCAAACGCTCGAAATCGAGGTCGCCTAAAAAGAAAAGGTCGAGGTCTCATTCACAAGGCCGTCGGAGGAAATCTCGAACTCCGGACAGAAGCAGACGGTCGAAATCGAGAAAGAGGTCACGCTCGCGTTCGAGGAGGAGATCCCGATCCGGCTCGCGCTGGGGAAGAGGTTTCGGAAGCCGGACGATAAATCAGCGGGATCGATGGAAACGAGAACCCAGTCGATCTCCAGTCCTCATTCTCCGTAAGAAAAGATCTGTGTCCAGAACTCGACGTAGCACCAGCAAGACGCCTCCACGTCTTACAGAACTTG ATAAGGAGCAGTTGCTGGAAATAGCTAAGGCTAATGCTGCGGCTATGTGTGCCAAGGCCGGCGTGCCGATCCCGGAGAGTCTCAGGCCCAGATCTATTCTTCAGCTGTCCTTGCCAACCCAAAACACCACGTCCTTGTCTTTGCCATTGCCAGTGATGTCAAGCATGACTATGAACGCTGCTATGGCTAGTATGACTGCCGCCACCATGACCGCTGCTTTGTCCAGCATGGGTGCCTTGACTTCCTTGCCACAACTGGCCCCGTTACCGACAATCATCAACAAGCCGCCATCTTCAGCCGCAACCAATCTCGCCAGTATTGAAGAAGCCAAAAAGAAAGTCACGAAACAGGCGAACAGCTTCAGTATTAAAGAGCTAACGGAG AGATGCAAGAAGATCGCCGAGAGTAAGGAAGAGATGGCCATCGCAAAACCACACGTGTCAGACGACGAGGAGGATGAAAAGCTATTTGGAGCTTCCCTTAAGGAGAATAAGGGAATTGCATTCAGTCTTGGT AACACCTCCTTAAAGCCGGCCGTCCGGACCGAAGCGGTCTTTGCTAAGGAGTTCCCGGTGTCCTCCGGCTCCCAGCACAGGAAGAAGGAGGCTGATGGTGCGTATGGAGAATGGGTGCCGGTCgaaaagaaaatagaaaagCCATCTGTAGCGACGACTTCTGGGACTGAGGAAACCAGCAAGGACAGTGATAGTGTCTTTCCTGAAGCACCTTCTCAG CCTGTGGACATCACTTTGGCCGTCAGTGAGAGGGCGGTCGCCCAGAAGAGACTGGCGGAAAACCCTTTCGACATCAATGCCATGTGTATGCTGAATCGGGCTCAGGAGCAA GTTGATGCATGGGCCCAGTCCAACACGATCCCTGGCCTCTTCACAGGCTCCACCGGCGCTCAAGTGCTCTCATCCGATGAGCTTTCTAACAGCGGCCCGCAGGCCTGGATTAAGAAG ATGCAATGA
- the LOC131544136 gene encoding uncharacterized protein LOC131544136 codes for MDTGMLKHEVGEMNRRVSGYEEGNPKFSRHSGGSQNWTTAAKLTELQRNTVPLDEFRQGTEYQPYNLQKLRLSVLHREGTEPSRNRLMSVNAGLLKENQNKMDSSEHKENHKAVPVESRRQGTEPSRRFLMDMDTGMLKQEVGEMNRRVSGFYNPPAYEMRKGTQNSHATLVDPRTGQLLPPLTELQRNTVPLDEFRHGTEYQLHTLQELRMHGIVRPQYSA; via the exons ATGGACACTGGGATGCTCAAGCATGAAGTTGGCGAAATGAACAGAAGAGTTTCTGGCT ATGAGGAAGGGAACCCAAAATTCTCACGCCACTCTGGTGGATCCCAGAACTGGACAACTGCTGCGAAACTAACAGAGCTGCAGAGGAACACAGTGCCAT TGGATGAGTTCAGACAAGGCACTGAGTACCAGCCGTACAACCTACAGAAGCTCAGATTGAGTGTGCTGCACAGAGAAGGCACCGAACCTTCCAGAAACCGCCTGATGAGCGTGAATGCCGGTCTACTcaaagaaaaccaaaataaGATGGACTCTTCTGAACATAAGGAGAACCACAAAGCAGTTCCTGTTGAGAGCCGTAGGCAGGGAACAGAACCTTCCAGGCGCTTCCTGATGGACATGGACACTGGGATGCTCAAGCAGGAAGTTGGCGAAATGAACAGAAGAGTTTCCGGCT tcTACAATCCTCCAGCTTATGAGATGAGGAAGGGAACCCAGAATTCTCACGCCACTTTGGTGGATCCCAGAACTGGACAACTGCTGCCACCTCTAACAGAGCTGCAGAGGAACACAGTGCCAT TGGATGAGTTCAGACACGGCACTGAGTACCAGCTGCACACCCTGCAGGAGCTCAGGATGCATGGCATTGTGAGACCCCAGTACAGCGCTTAA